A stretch of Alkalispirochaeta americana DNA encodes these proteins:
- the tnpA gene encoding IS66 family insertion sequence element accessory protein TnpA, protein MTRKERDAYRRSVVHQYRESGMTRKAFCAENGVALSSLDLWKRRYSNKTDDLENKAPSVISLGTVTPARTGRTLRVSSTSGVNAELDLPATDSEIAAVVRAIGGADKNLDYILKEVVRVFV, encoded by the coding sequence AACGAGACGCATACCGACGCAGCGTCGTCCATCAGTACCGGGAAAGCGGGATGACCCGCAAAGCTTTTTGTGCGGAAAACGGAGTGGCTCTGAGCTCACTGGATCTCTGGAAGCGCCGGTATTCGAACAAAACAGACGATCTCGAGAATAAAGCGCCATCCGTCATATCGCTGGGAACCGTCACCCCAGCACGGACAGGACGCACCCTGCGCGTTTCATCGACGAGTGGCGTCAATGCAGAACTCGACCTGCCGGCAACCGATAGTGAAATCGCCGCCGTGGTGCGAGCGATCGGGGGTGCGGACAAAAACTTGGACTACATTCTGAAGGAGGTAGTCCGTGTATTCGTATGA